The window ACGGCAATCCAGATGGCAGCAGCTGTGAAGATCAAACCAACACCCAAGTGCATCTTCCATTCACCAGTGGGGGCCTGAACCTCGGCAATGGTCTGACAGAAGCTGGCACGGTACAGGGCTTTGATCTCCTGAGGGCTCAACTTTTTCCAATCACCCTGCTCCTTGGCGCGCAGAGCATTGATCTCGTTGTTAGCCTCACGGAAACGGATGGCGGGCAGAGGATAGTCCACACGATCAGCATAGCAGGCAGTACCATTCCAGCCGTAGCCGACAATTTCGCGCTTGCCAATCTTGTCCAGAGTGTGGACAGAGGCTACGCTGCCGACCTGGGCATTGCGTGGCAACTGGTTGACCAGCTGACGGAACACGGCGCTGTTGATTAGTCTGAGAGCCATTTGGTAAGAGAATCTGCAATCAAAGGTAATAGAAATGTAGGATTAGTTACTTAGTTTGGCAACTGTGACGCATGAGGTGAAGAGCAGAGGTTATGTAACCATTTGACTACGTGATCCTCAAATCCATTTAACAATTTGCCAATTCCCGGTGTAGATTTCGCGTAGATATTCAATTCTTTCATTTGTTTAGCCTGAAGACgagttttgatttaaaaattattgaatttttcacTCCGAAGCCGCAAAGTAGCCCCCACCGCCCCCGCATCAATCGGAGCAGCTGTTGTGTAACCGGGAGGGAACTATTAAGTGAAAATTGTAGTTTCCAGTCATGTTTTAAAACCATTTCGACGTCGCTATAGTCCATGGGACACTTTTATCTGATATTTTATTCAGTTTACTGCCGACTTTGCTTACAATGCTAGgaaaatttatacaatttttatttttattttctacgTACTTGACTCGCTGAGAATTAATGACCAGTTACTCGCGAACGCGTTTTAAATCGCGTGAGTAAACGCTAGCGTTTTTCTCGCTGAGAAGCAGTGCTGCCAGAATCTTCCAAGCTAAAATTGCTAGatttttgaagaaaaattGCTAAAAGTTGCTAAAAAGTAGAAATTATTACTGAAAAcactttaaaataaaaaaaaacaaacaatttacatttaaaattcattacTTAAGCAATTTATAAACTAAATTAGTCTTAAACTAAAGGATACTTAAAATATTGTCTAGCTCGTCAGCTTCACATACATCAGAATATATTTGTCGCAATCGCTGAGTGTTTGGCAATATGCAGACATAGTGCTGCTTCCTGCTCCTGCGTTTTGGTCGACTTTGGAACGAAATGCAACTTATTTTTCTGGGTACATGCGCCCATCACAGCTACATGTTTTTTTGAGGCAGCGTGGTGGCGAATGTCAAAAAGCTTTGCGCCTATTGAGGATTTGCAGTAGGCACAATATGCTCGCGTTGGATCAGTGCAATCCTTGCGAATCCATTGCTTAAACTCTTCGTCTTGAAGCCAGGCATCACGAAAATTTTGCTTGTAGACTTTTGGCATTTTGATCGCTTTGCTATCaccaaacaaattaaaagagTTACCATACACAATAAAGTTGTTCATATAAACGAACCACTGAAATAATTACATGTTCCGATGTCTTTGCGAACCGCTTTCATCGTCATTTGTGCAATCGATGATAAAAAggtataaaaaatgaaaaaactcctaagaaaaatataaaacttgcgttttttataacaaaattaataaaattgctaagaaaaaataaaaagttgcTAGATTTGTGGCTAATAGCATTTTATAAAGGAAagttgcaaatttttttaaaagttgCCAGATCTAGCAACTAAATTGCTAAACTGGCAGCACTGCTGAGAAGAGTGTGACCAGTGTGCCGCGATAGAAAAACCCACGCCACGACTACTTGCAAAATAAAGCGGTCACCCTGCACCTATCGATAACCAGGAAGTTGCATCTCTAGTTATCGCCGCGCaatgtaaatttaattattaggTGTTTTTGCTGAATTTGGAGATTTGAAAAACTCTTTGTGATAAAATATTGTGTCTTACCTTTTAATGACTTCACAACAAATATTAAAGTGCATagtttttactttaattttcagtaaattttgaaaaacaacCCAATCcacattatatttaatattaatattaaattttgtacaaacaataaagaaaacaaattgaagtatagttttataatattttattttgatttgatttccaTATCTCATAAATGTACACATTCAAATTAGACACGAAAcacataaattttttattgtattttgtatCATATCATGaataatatttatgtatgcatTGGATTTAGTTTTTATTCATTAGTATTTCATATTGCAGCATTTCTTTTCTAAATAGGATTACACTCAGATTTTAATTCTGTTTCTTCTTAGACTTTGGATAATTTAGCTATGGAGTTttgtcttctttttgtttttgtttgcttttgggggagtttttgagttttacgtatttattttgttgttgttgtaagcgCTGTATGGCataataaattgtttaaatacatatacatttatataataataatagtaataataataataatataatttgtaatatatgtttgtaacaatatttaatgttaaattttatgcaaataattaaactaaagtgaaagctttttccttttctcttcttgttttcaaaatgtacatctttttgtttttattttattttgtaaattggTAGTAGCAAAATTTCTTATAGCTACGCTTTTACAGTATTCTTTAGGTAATattctttctttaatttttaaatataataaatttagaTGTATGGTAAGTATACCATCTCGGGAGGATATTAATGGGTATAAAAAGTCAGAATTTTGGTTTGCTTAATTCAAGTGGGAAGAGGGTGGTTGAGGGGGTGAAGGTTATTTTGGTTATTCAATTGCTATATACAcagaaaattaacatttaatgttagtttttgctttgctttcaTATTAACTTcatttcccctttttttttgggggagcaggcctttttttttagccaaaaTGCTTTATTAATGTTTATGGGGGGTGGGAATGGGCGATTTATGGGGGGGTAGAGGATaagaaatttgcatttttaacAAGTGCCGCTAAAAAGTGCAATGTGAATGTTAAGGTATGAATATCTCTTGGAACTGCTTTTCATTCAGTCTCTCGAAAGTAGTGcaagaaatttcaatttcatggTGAAGATTAGGTGGGGACGGGGAGGTTTCAGCATATTGGCAATGGCCCTATAAATTTGGCATGTACGAAGTTGgttaattattgttttttttttatttctattcaGCACCCGCTGAACTATCTGGCGTGACATTGGAATCCAAGCTGGCACAATCGGATTCTTGATCCTGGGCCTCTGAATAATTGGCCGCCTCCTGCAGACGCATCAACATGTTGAGCTAAGAATTAAGagtaataattaataaaattgtaaataatttgtttttgtttgaatgTTTTGACACTCACCAAAGGATCCTGTTGATCGCCATTGCTTAAGGCCACACCCTCTAGACCCACATCCTCGGCATTGATTTGCCTTAATGGAGGCACTGAATCCGGGCCATAGGGCCACGGGTAAGAGTTGCGTATGAAAGTTGATGGATCATTCCATGCTCCACCTCTGCGGCCATATAGTTGGACACCTTCACGCACTGCCTCAATTAGATAGGGTGACAAGTGATAGTTCCAGATATCGGTGAACCACACCTGAGAGTCTTTCAAGTCCAGAGGACACGAAAGGAATAGACGTGGTCCAATGGTCACATCGCTTGAGCTGTGGACTTCTAGGAAGCGATTGATGTGTTGCCACACCGAAGGTAGCCAGGCCAAGACAGTGGCCAATTCGGGTTGTGGATGCTGGGTTTGCAGTTCCAATTGGAAGAGGCGACGACGCAGGAAACGTCCAAGGAAACCCTTCACTGGCTCCATGTGATTGGCGGTCAAGACCTGCAAAgagaaaacattaaattaaaactGATGTCCCCATTTTTTCTGTTGTAGTTGGACTTACCCAACGGAAATTGTGATGCAATTGGAGATTGGTTGTATTGCAGGTGGCCTGGGACATGATGCCAATGATGCATGGCAATTTATTGGGTGGCCCAGCACTGAGTAGACATGAGAAGACATCGCCCAGAGCAGAGGCATGATGCAAGTTATCCAATATGATCACAGAAGGCAACTCCGAGGCGCCATTGGCAATGGCTGCCTGTTCGGCAATGTGTCCGAGATATTGACGCAGATCCTTGGAGGATTTGTGATCCACGCTGTaatgttaaaaaatgttaGCACGTTTTTTCCATTGGACTT is drawn from Drosophila willistoni isolate 14030-0811.24 chromosome 2R unlocalized genomic scaffold, UCI_dwil_1.1 Seg167, whole genome shotgun sequence and contains these coding sequences:
- the LOC6642273 gene encoding cytochrome c oxidase subunit 4 isoform 1, mitochondrial — its product is MALRLINSAVFRQLVNQLPRNAQVGSVASVHTLDKIGKREIVGYGWNGTACYADRVDYPLPAIRFREANNEINALRAKEQGDWKKLSPQEIKALYRASFCQTIAEVQAPTGEWKMHLGVGLIFTAAAIWIAVLMNLFVYDELPITFDEEHQKAQLKRIIDLEINPVTGLTSKWDYENNKWKN